The following coding sequences are from one Shewanella eurypsychrophilus window:
- a CDS encoding IS4 family transposase, with the protein MNAKQVLSKCLSLVTPLMHKTRRQSLFSAIESSMNGGSLSITGLGRDIDSNTLEKHKIKRVDRLCSNTKLHRDIKLIYTRMAYLLVGKMPQPIIHIDWSDLDDKKESFLIRASLAAQGRSLTLYEEILPLNLKEKPKIHLQFMTRLKAMLPSNCKPIIVTDAGFRIPWFKQVLSLEWDYVGRVRNRTQCFKSGEYDWQPIKNLYMKATSRAQSLGEFLLGQTVGFKTRLVIYKRHPKGRKDMNAKGDDIRKDKRSRASAAREKEPWLLATSLCSSSTTAKKIVKCYATRMQIEESFRDVKTGLKMNDSRTRIVRKLNVLLIIASLSQFMLYLLGLAVKAADKHRQYQANSIKHRNVLSNQFIGLRAYKDKKLKLLKLLKHHWRAAISSLKEIVRDPQACY; encoded by the coding sequence ATGAATGCAAAGCAAGTTTTATCAAAATGTCTCTCCCTTGTCACCCCATTAATGCATAAAACTCGCCGACAGAGTTTGTTTTCAGCAATCGAAAGCTCAATGAATGGTGGCTCCCTATCAATCACAGGTCTTGGCCGCGACATTGATAGTAATACCTTGGAAAAGCACAAGATTAAGCGTGTCGATAGGCTCTGCTCTAACACTAAGTTACACCGTGATATCAAGCTCATCTATACTCGCATGGCTTATCTATTGGTGGGCAAAATGCCACAGCCAATAATCCATATCGATTGGTCTGATTTAGATGACAAAAAGGAGAGCTTTCTAATCCGCGCTTCCCTTGCTGCTCAAGGGCGCTCTTTAACACTCTATGAAGAGATTCTTCCGTTAAACCTGAAAGAAAAACCTAAAATTCACCTGCAATTTATGACTCGGCTGAAGGCGATGCTACCAAGTAACTGCAAGCCTATTATCGTGACCGATGCAGGGTTTCGTATACCTTGGTTTAAGCAAGTGTTATCGCTTGAGTGGGATTACGTAGGCCGCGTCAGAAACAGAACTCAATGCTTCAAATCGGGTGAGTATGACTGGCAACCAATCAAAAACTTATATATGAAAGCGACCTCTCGCGCTCAGAGCCTAGGTGAATTTCTGCTAGGCCAAACTGTTGGATTTAAAACCCGTTTAGTTATCTATAAACGTCACCCAAAAGGTCGTAAAGACATGAACGCAAAGGGTGATGATATCAGAAAAGATAAGCGCTCTCGCGCCAGTGCAGCAAGAGAAAAAGAGCCTTGGCTACTCGCCACATCACTGTGTAGCTCGAGCACTACAGCTAAGAAAATCGTTAAGTGCTATGCAACTCGAATGCAAATTGAGGAGAGCTTTAGGGATGTGAAAACTGGCCTAAAGATGAATGACAGTAGGACTAGAATTGTTAGAAAACTTAACGTGTTATTAATCATTGCAAGTCTATCTCAGTTTATGTTGTATCTGCTAGGTTTAGCTGTAAAGGCAGCGGATAAACACAGGCAATATCAAGCTAACTCAATTAAACATCGTAACGTACTCTCAAACCAATTTATTGGATTAAGGGCATACAAGGATAAGAAGTTGAAGCTGTTGAAGCTGTTGAAACACCATTGGCGAGCAGCTATTTCGTCACTGAAAGAAATAGTTAGGGATCCACAAGCATGCTATTAA
- the rpiA gene encoding ribose-5-phosphate isomerase RpiA: MTQDEMKKAAGWAALQYVEKDSIVGVGTGSTVNHFIDALATMKADIEGAVSSSEASTEKMKALGIPVYDLNSVNELSVYVDGADEINGHMDMIKGGGAALTREKIVSAVAEKFICIVDNTKQVDILGEFPLPVEVIPMARSYVARQLVKLGGDPVYREGCLTDNGNIILDVYNMKIMKPKELEEQINQIVGVVTNGLFAKRGADVLLVGTPEGVKTVK, encoded by the coding sequence ATGACACAAGATGAGATGAAAAAAGCCGCGGGTTGGGCTGCTCTGCAATATGTTGAAAAAGATAGCATTGTTGGTGTAGGTACAGGTTCAACTGTTAATCATTTCATCGATGCATTAGCCACAATGAAAGCCGATATCGAAGGTGCTGTTTCTAGCTCTGAAGCATCGACAGAAAAAATGAAAGCATTGGGCATTCCTGTTTACGATCTCAACTCAGTAAACGAGCTTTCTGTTTATGTTGATGGCGCCGATGAGATCAACGGCCACATGGACATGATCAAGGGCGGCGGCGCTGCACTTACCCGTGAGAAAATCGTCTCAGCGGTTGCCGAGAAGTTTATCTGTATCGTTGATAACACTAAGCAGGTCGATATCTTAGGTGAGTTTCCACTGCCAGTAGAAGTCATCCCTATGGCACGCTCTTATGTAGCACGTCAACTGGTTAAGCTTGGCGGCGATCCGGTATACCGTGAAGGTTGTCTGACTGATAACGGCAACATCATCTTAGATGTGTACAACATGAAGATCATGAAGCCAAAAGAGCTTGAAGAACAGATCAATCAAATCGTCGGCGTAGTGACGAACGGTTTGTTCGCAAAGCGCGGTGCAGATGTGTTGTTAGTGGGCACACCAGAAGGGGTTAAAACGGTTAAGTAG
- a CDS encoding DUF808 domain-containing protein, with product MAGVSLLTLLDDIAAILDDVALMSKVAAKKTAGVLGDDLALNAQQVSGVSADRELPVVWAVAVGSFRNKCILVPAALLISAFIPWAVTPLLMFGGLYLCYEGFEKLHHTYEKRKAKQASLTQGGCDANDAVQVEDDIPLIDDLQAYEAQKIKGAIRTDFVLSAEIIAITLGVVAESSFLTQVVTLSVIALLMTIGVYGLVAGIVKLDDAGLYLSQRKGEGLLTRFGRWFGEKLVNAAPYLMRGLTIVGTVAMFMVGGGILTHGLHWMSVQIETAALWVEPLALIGPVLSFLTPSLLNTIFGVFAGAIALLFISTVQKLKAA from the coding sequence ATGGCTGGAGTTAGCCTGCTTACATTGTTAGATGATATTGCCGCTATCTTGGATGATGTGGCCTTGATGAGTAAAGTTGCAGCGAAAAAAACTGCCGGTGTCTTAGGTGATGATTTGGCGCTTAATGCCCAACAAGTTTCAGGCGTGAGTGCCGATAGAGAGCTGCCCGTTGTTTGGGCCGTGGCCGTGGGATCGTTTCGTAACAAGTGTATTTTAGTGCCAGCGGCTCTGCTTATCAGTGCATTTATCCCTTGGGCCGTAACGCCTTTGCTGATGTTTGGTGGCTTGTATCTGTGTTACGAGGGCTTTGAAAAATTACATCACACCTATGAGAAGCGAAAAGCTAAGCAAGCGAGTTTAACTCAAGGTGGTTGTGATGCTAATGATGCCGTACAAGTTGAAGATGACATCCCCTTAATCGATGATCTTCAGGCCTATGAAGCTCAGAAGATTAAAGGCGCTATCCGAACTGACTTTGTCTTATCTGCGGAGATCATTGCCATCACCTTAGGCGTGGTTGCCGAGAGTAGTTTTCTGACTCAAGTCGTTACGCTATCAGTTATTGCCTTGTTGATGACCATAGGGGTTTATGGTTTGGTTGCTGGCATCGTTAAGCTTGATGATGCTGGCTTGTATCTGAGCCAGAGAAAAGGCGAAGGGTTATTGACGCGCTTTGGGCGCTGGTTCGGCGAGAAGCTGGTGAATGCGGCGCCTTACTTGATGCGAGGACTGACCATAGTCGGCACTGTGGCTATGTTTATGGTTGGCGGCGGCATTTTAACCCATGGGCTTCATTGGATGAGTGTGCAGATTGAAACCGCTGCCCTGTGGGTCGAGCCGCTAGCGCTAATTGGCCCTGTGTTGTCTTTTCTTACTCCAAGCCTGCTTAATACCATTTTTGGTGTGTTTGCTGGTGCAATCGCTTTGCTATTTATATCCACAGTGCAAAAACTAAAAGCAGCCTAG
- a CDS encoding peptidylprolyl isomerase: MKKFTLSLASSVVIASLLTACGGGSDSGDSGGTPTPPPTPEPTPELAQDYCYTMSTSMGDIGLAIDTTNTPITGENFKQYVDAGFYDGLIFHRVIHQFMVQTGGFKPGLIYSEGNDPIVNESAVGFSNLRGTLSMARGSAANSASSQFFINSVDNEFLDKANAQDGYGYAVFGQVFEGIEVVDQMDIVDTANAVSDNSGTFQDVPVEDIVISSISEITCPAT, translated from the coding sequence ATGAAAAAATTTACATTAAGCTTAGCTTCAAGCGTCGTTATAGCATCTTTGCTCACAGCCTGTGGTGGGGGAAGCGACTCCGGTGATTCAGGTGGAACACCAACACCGCCGCCGACACCTGAGCCTACGCCAGAATTAGCTCAAGATTATTGTTATACCATGAGTACGAGCATGGGAGACATTGGCTTGGCGATCGACACCACTAACACTCCAATCACGGGTGAAAACTTTAAGCAGTATGTCGATGCTGGCTTCTATGATGGCTTAATATTCCATCGAGTGATCCACCAGTTTATGGTGCAAACAGGTGGATTTAAACCCGGGCTTATTTATAGCGAAGGTAATGATCCAATCGTCAATGAGTCTGCAGTCGGTTTTAGTAACCTGCGTGGTACCTTATCTATGGCGAGAGGCAGTGCTGCTAACTCTGCGAGCTCACAGTTCTTTATTAACTCTGTTGATAATGAGTTTTTAGATAAAGCCAATGCACAGGATGGTTATGGATATGCTGTTTTTGGTCAGGTGTTTGAAGGTATAGAAGTTGTTGATCAGATGGATATCGTCGATACCGCGAATGCTGTGTCGGACAATAGCGGCACCTTTCAAGATGTTCCGGTAGAAGATATTGTGATTAGTAGCATCTCTGAAATTACTTGCCCGGCGACATAA
- a CDS encoding LysR family transcriptional regulator has protein sequence MDLRVIGYLIEIVDSGGFAKASKKVHITQPALSKAIQQLEHELDVTLLERGKRGTRVKLTPAGELVYRHGQTLLANKQALLNELAAQRGLTSGQLKLGLAPLGSAELFAPVIAKYRDTYPKIEMELLVRGSVEQKEALIKGEIELATGIIALDKQFEGILVREEPMVVVLPKHHVLAKAQSLRLEQISLEPQIMFEPGFSLHSMVIDSCEQAGFTPKNITRISQAEFGIALVAAGAGNMLLPKMIAERHSVTGVVSVPLVGSDLRWKMSLFWRRETPLSFAAQAMVEMIKSTSPV, from the coding sequence ATGGATCTACGTGTTATTGGTTATCTTATTGAGATAGTCGACTCCGGCGGCTTTGCCAAGGCATCTAAGAAGGTCCACATCACTCAACCCGCTCTATCGAAAGCGATTCAACAACTTGAACATGAACTGGATGTCACTCTGCTCGAACGCGGCAAGCGAGGCACTCGAGTCAAACTCACCCCAGCCGGAGAGCTAGTCTACCGTCATGGGCAAACCTTACTGGCTAACAAGCAAGCCTTACTCAATGAACTCGCCGCTCAACGCGGGCTAACCTCAGGTCAGTTAAAACTCGGTTTGGCTCCGCTGGGTAGCGCCGAGCTCTTCGCTCCTGTTATTGCAAAGTACCGAGACACTTACCCTAAGATCGAGATGGAGTTATTAGTCCGTGGTTCAGTAGAGCAAAAAGAGGCCTTGATTAAAGGAGAGATAGAGCTAGCTACAGGCATCATAGCGCTCGATAAGCAATTTGAAGGCATCCTAGTACGTGAAGAGCCTATGGTCGTCGTTTTACCTAAACATCATGTATTAGCTAAGGCGCAGTCATTGAGACTGGAACAGATCTCCCTCGAGCCACAAATTATGTTCGAACCAGGTTTCTCCCTGCATAGCATGGTCATCGACAGCTGTGAGCAAGCGGGTTTTACGCCGAAAAATATCACTCGAATAAGTCAGGCAGAATTTGGCATCGCTCTCGTCGCCGCAGGTGCAGGCAATATGTTACTGCCCAAGATGATCGCCGAGCGTCATAGTGTGACCGGCGTTGTTTCGGTGCCACTTGTCGGCTCAGACTTGAGATGGAAAATGTCGCTATTTTGGCGACGAGAAACGCCTCTTTCCTTCGCAGCACAGGCCATGGTAGAGATGATAAAATCAACAAGCCCTGTTTAA
- a CDS encoding CidA/LrgA family protein has translation MLQTLAQVGLFSLLAVICVQAEQYFDLPIPGSVIGLAIVLFLLLTKAIPERSVSLGSAWLIGELLLFFIPPVVSVIKYQSLFEHYGVRLIVMLVLGTVFVLVGTGFVVDRVFRFERRMNRQRAQALLAPSMEG, from the coding sequence ATGCTACAGACCTTGGCGCAGGTTGGTCTGTTTAGTTTGTTGGCGGTTATCTGCGTGCAAGCCGAGCAATACTTTGATTTGCCTATTCCCGGGAGCGTCATAGGTCTGGCCATAGTCCTGTTTCTCTTGTTGACTAAGGCTATTCCCGAACGCAGTGTTAGCTTAGGCTCGGCCTGGCTGATCGGTGAGCTGCTACTGTTTTTTATCCCTCCAGTGGTCTCTGTGATTAAATATCAGAGTTTATTTGAGCATTATGGTGTTCGGCTGATAGTGATGTTAGTGCTGGGGACGGTATTTGTGTTGGTGGGAACAGGGTTCGTGGTCGACCGTGTTTTTCGTTTCGAGCGTAGAATGAATCGTCAACGCGCTCAGGCTTTGCTGGCACCGAGTATGGAAGGTTAA
- a CDS encoding LrgB family protein — MAMFEDTGLALVGIFSLVMTLACYAGAKYAYGKFKFWWLSPIMLAPLGIISLVLLLDIPLPSYFHFSHLLTLMLTPAVIAFAVPIYRERHLIAKYPLTLSIGVVVGLLLGLISSWGLSKLVSLPPELAQSVLVRFVSTPFAMEATSSFGGVPELTAMLVLLTGVLGMIICGPIFRLAKINTSLGKGAALGASAHGVGAAKASEIGEEEGVVASLTMIFTGIAMVLTAPLFSPFFI, encoded by the coding sequence ATGGCTATGTTCGAAGATACAGGCCTGGCTTTGGTAGGCATTTTTAGTTTAGTGATGACACTGGCGTGTTACGCGGGGGCTAAATATGCCTATGGAAAATTCAAGTTCTGGTGGTTGTCGCCCATCATGCTGGCACCGCTAGGGATTATCTCTCTGGTCTTGTTGCTGGATATTCCCTTACCTAGCTATTTTCACTTCAGTCATCTGTTAACTTTGATGTTGACGCCAGCGGTCATCGCCTTCGCTGTGCCTATCTATCGTGAGCGGCACTTAATTGCTAAATACCCACTCACGCTTTCCATCGGTGTGGTCGTCGGCCTCCTATTAGGCTTAATCTCGTCCTGGGGCCTGTCTAAGCTAGTCTCTCTGCCACCCGAGCTCGCTCAGAGTGTGCTAGTCCGTTTCGTTTCTACGCCTTTTGCCATGGAAGCAACATCGAGCTTTGGTGGTGTGCCTGAACTGACAGCCATGTTGGTTTTGCTCACTGGGGTATTAGGCATGATAATTTGTGGGCCTATTTTTAGGCTGGCAAAAATTAACACATCTCTGGGTAAGGGCGCCGCGCTCGGTGCATCGGCTCATGGTGTCGGCGCGGCAAAAGCGTCTGAGATAGGGGAAGAGGAAGGCGTTGTCGCCAGCCTTACCATGATTTTTACCGGTATTGCTATGGTCTTAACTGCCCCCTTGTTTAGTCCGTTTTTTATCTAG
- a CDS encoding HPP family protein codes for MNVQEIMTTQVVCISDQANLKDAHALMNSRNVRHLPVISEQDSRLVGILTHKKMVSIVMSLVTKYGSDALDRKERAQTVASIMDTDHQHLTVDEPLSIVVEYFIDNKLGCLPVIDDAGNVKGIVTSSDFVKLCAKLLKHSKE; via the coding sequence ATGAATGTACAAGAGATTATGACCACCCAAGTGGTCTGTATTAGTGATCAGGCTAACCTAAAAGATGCCCATGCACTGATGAACAGCCGCAATGTTCGTCATTTACCTGTGATCTCAGAGCAAGACTCACGCTTAGTCGGCATCCTGACCCACAAGAAAATGGTATCGATAGTCATGTCCTTAGTGACTAAATATGGCAGTGATGCCTTGGACAGAAAAGAGCGGGCGCAAACGGTCGCAAGTATTATGGACACAGATCACCAGCACCTCACCGTCGATGAGCCACTATCGATAGTGGTGGAATACTTTATCGACAATAAACTCGGATGCTTGCCCGTGATAGACGATGCAGGAAATGTAAAAGGCATAGTCACCTCTTCAGACTTTGTGAAATTATGCGCCAAGTTGCTAAAACATTCGAAAGAGTGA
- a CDS encoding alkaline phosphatase D family protein yields MKRSFTRRDFLEISAKGVGAAVVSYGLMGCSDSDNSSEDSAKAEFLHGVASGDPSHDSVILWTRVTPESEGEITVGWELATDTGFENLVTNGETTTSAERDHTIKIDAMGLDAGTKYFYRFKQGDSVSDVGCAITLPQGAVEQVKLAVLSCANFPAGHFNVYALAAEQEELDAIIHLGDYIYEYARGEYASEHAAELGREVLPEGELLSLSDYRTRYAQYRSDPSLSGLHAKVPFITVWDDHEVANDTWQHGAENHNEEDGDFDARKQAALQAYFEWLPIRPWREGNHEEIYRSFSFGDLVDLHMLDTRVLARDKPLDYADFIDPVTQAMDSQKFMAEVTGTERTLLGAEQLQWLQGNLLTATGKWQVLGQQVLMGSMLLPAAIAMQKLSVTEFGELAALAQIVARWDAKDPTITAFEYTFMIENQHRLTPEAMGLLQMPAVPYNLDAWDGYAYEREVVLATAKSNGCNLVVLAGDTHNAWANELTDSHGDKVGVEFATSSVSSPGLEYYLGIPEDQQVQVEAGILDMVGGLKYTNLRNRGFMVLTFTKEQVRSDWHYVDTILSADFSEDMSKQHSVVCMMGNAQVTAVS; encoded by the coding sequence ATGAAACGGAGCTTTACACGCCGGGATTTCCTGGAAATATCGGCTAAAGGTGTGGGTGCAGCAGTGGTGTCATATGGCTTGATGGGCTGTAGTGACAGTGATAATAGCAGTGAAGATAGCGCTAAAGCTGAATTTCTTCATGGGGTAGCCAGTGGCGACCCGAGTCATGATTCGGTTATTTTATGGACCCGAGTGACCCCTGAGTCCGAAGGTGAAATCACCGTAGGTTGGGAGCTGGCGACAGACACAGGTTTTGAAAATCTGGTCACTAATGGCGAGACAACCACTAGCGCTGAGCGGGATCACACCATAAAAATAGATGCTATGGGGCTGGATGCTGGGACGAAATATTTCTATCGATTTAAACAGGGAGACTCGGTATCTGACGTTGGCTGTGCCATCACTTTACCCCAAGGTGCTGTTGAGCAGGTGAAGCTAGCTGTGCTTTCTTGTGCAAACTTTCCAGCGGGTCATTTTAATGTCTATGCGTTGGCGGCAGAACAGGAAGAGCTCGATGCAATCATTCATCTCGGGGATTACATCTATGAATATGCCCGTGGCGAATATGCCAGTGAACATGCTGCAGAACTCGGTCGTGAAGTACTGCCTGAAGGTGAGCTACTGAGTCTATCTGATTACCGCACTCGTTATGCGCAATACCGGAGCGATCCTAGCTTGAGTGGCCTTCACGCCAAGGTGCCTTTTATCACAGTATGGGACGATCATGAGGTCGCTAATGATACATGGCAGCATGGCGCAGAGAATCACAATGAAGAAGACGGTGATTTCGATGCAAGAAAGCAAGCCGCGTTGCAAGCATATTTCGAGTGGCTGCCTATTCGTCCTTGGCGAGAGGGCAATCACGAAGAGATCTATCGCTCGTTTAGTTTCGGCGACTTGGTCGATCTACATATGCTCGATACCCGCGTCTTAGCCCGTGATAAACCTCTCGATTATGCAGACTTTATCGATCCAGTTACCCAAGCCATGGATAGCCAAAAGTTTATGGCAGAAGTCACCGGGACTGAGCGTACCTTGTTAGGAGCGGAGCAGCTTCAGTGGCTGCAGGGAAATCTGTTAACTGCAACGGGGAAGTGGCAAGTGTTGGGCCAGCAAGTCTTAATGGGAAGTATGTTGTTGCCTGCTGCGATTGCGATGCAAAAGCTCAGCGTCACTGAATTTGGAGAGCTTGCTGCACTGGCGCAAATAGTTGCCCGATGGGATGCAAAAGATCCAACCATTACCGCCTTTGAATATACCTTCATGATTGAAAATCAGCATAGGCTGACACCTGAAGCCATGGGGCTATTGCAGATGCCGGCAGTGCCTTATAACTTAGATGCTTGGGATGGATACGCCTATGAGCGTGAAGTGGTGCTTGCTACTGCTAAATCTAATGGCTGTAACTTAGTCGTCCTCGCAGGTGATACCCATAATGCCTGGGCTAATGAGCTCACCGATAGTCACGGCGATAAGGTGGGTGTCGAGTTTGCGACGAGTTCTGTCTCCTCTCCTGGCCTTGAGTATTACTTAGGGATCCCAGAAGATCAGCAGGTACAGGTTGAGGCGGGTATTTTAGATATGGTTGGTGGACTTAAATACACTAACCTAAGAAACCGTGGTTTTATGGTGCTGACATTTACTAAAGAGCAAGTACGCAGTGATTGGCACTATGTTGATACGATTTTGTCTGCAGACTTTAGCGAAGATATGAGCAAGCAACACAGCGTCGTTTGCATGATGGGCAATGCTCAAGTCACAGCTGTCAGCTAG
- a CDS encoding phosphoribosyltransferase produces MSDKHFITAQGLLEDSFRLAAQVYESGFRPQFIVGIWRGGAPIGIAVQEYFDFKEVETDHIAVRTSSYYGIGTDKQNKKIKVHGLHYIVENANADDGLLIVDDVFDSGRSIHALKENLSELMRLNMPKDVRIACPYYKPKNTSVPLKPDYYIHESEEWLVFPHEVSGLSPEEILEGKSDLANIRELFV; encoded by the coding sequence ATGTCAGATAAACATTTTATTACAGCACAGGGATTGCTCGAAGATTCATTTCGCCTGGCGGCGCAGGTTTATGAGAGTGGTTTTCGTCCGCAATTTATCGTCGGGATCTGGCGTGGTGGTGCACCTATAGGGATTGCGGTGCAGGAATATTTCGATTTTAAAGAGGTTGAAACCGATCATATCGCGGTTCGTACCTCTTCTTATTATGGGATCGGCACCGACAAACAGAATAAAAAAATCAAGGTTCATGGACTGCATTATATTGTTGAGAATGCCAATGCTGATGACGGACTGTTAATTGTCGATGATGTGTTCGATTCTGGTCGTAGTATTCATGCCCTTAAAGAAAATCTCAGTGAGTTAATGCGCCTGAATATGCCAAAAGATGTGCGTATTGCCTGCCCTTACTATAAGCCCAAGAATACGTCTGTGCCGCTAAAGCCTGACTACTACATACATGAGTCGGAAGAGTGGTTAGTCTTTCCTCATGAAGTATCTGGATTATCGCCTGAGGAGATCCTCGAAGGTAAAAGCGACCTGGCGAATATTAGAGAGCTTTTCGTTTAA